The following coding sequences are from one Leptospira ellinghausenii window:
- a CDS encoding FliO/MopB family protein produces the protein MKSRSGKVMYFSVLFLFSFSPLFSQNSETKELDQILRQELGESKSKPGLSDTGSNGNSSSNLDSGNQSNGKLGNGLGTSANTSKSGDENKQEEPNLIQERYNENQDDSPSATWILVKILFVLAILVGAGYYLVLQMQKSKSAKYPVKGFMKVLSSLPLSATQSVQIIEVGGRTLVLGVADGSVSLLTEVTAPEEKNQIQKMKEEADPYVPNFLETVLESLQSKAQRKIRINPNQMEGLEMDGAAEIQRKAKEGLERLRKHRKLLEGGEA, from the coding sequence ATGAAAAGTCGAAGTGGGAAAGTTATGTACTTTTCTGTACTCTTTCTTTTTTCTTTTTCCCCGTTATTTTCTCAGAATTCAGAAACCAAAGAATTGGATCAGATTTTACGCCAAGAATTAGGCGAATCCAAATCCAAACCAGGATTATCAGATACTGGATCGAATGGAAATTCCAGCTCCAATTTAGACTCAGGTAACCAATCAAATGGGAAACTAGGGAATGGGTTAGGCACCTCAGCTAACACAAGTAAGTCGGGAGATGAAAATAAACAAGAAGAACCCAATTTAATCCAAGAACGTTATAATGAAAACCAAGATGATTCTCCTTCGGCAACTTGGATTTTAGTTAAGATTTTATTTGTACTCGCGATCCTTGTAGGTGCTGGTTATTATTTGGTTTTGCAAATGCAGAAATCCAAATCGGCAAAATACCCTGTAAAAGGGTTTATGAAGGTACTTTCGAGTTTGCCTTTGTCTGCCACACAATCAGTGCAAATCATCGAAGTAGGTGGTCGTACACTCGTGTTAGGTGTTGCGGATGGATCGGTCAGTTTACTCACAGAAGTCACAGCTCCAGAAGAAAAAAACCAAATCCAAAAAATGAAGGAAGAAGCGGATCCTTACGTTCCCAACTTTTTGGAAACAGTGCTAGAAAGTTTACAATCCAAAGCTCAGAGGAAAATCCGAATCAATCCAAACCAAATGGAAGGTTTGGAAATGGATGGTGCAGCAGAAATCCAACGAAAAGCAAAAGAAGGTTTGGAACGCCTTCGCAAACACCGTAAACTTTTGGAAGGAGGAGAGGCATGA
- the fliP gene encoding flagellar type III secretion system pore protein FliP (The bacterial flagellar biogenesis protein FliP forms a type III secretion system (T3SS)-type pore required for flagellar assembly.): protein MKLRFFSFLKRHKSIIFLISILFLVSASGFAGLLAQDNGSRIPIPNLSFNVNEARGPKETSLSLMILFLVTILSLAPAIVMSVTSFTKVVIVFDFVRRALSLQNLPPNQVMMGLALFVTFFIMAPTIGKVNEEALQPYLNGKIDQSAFMEGSMKHLRQFMIRQLGKDGTKDVALFLKIGKVQNVKSFEDVPSYVLVPAFMLSEIKKAFIIGIYIFIPFIVIDLIVASALLAMGFMMLPPVMISLPLKLILFILIDGWNLLVLELVRSYK, encoded by the coding sequence ATGAAACTTCGTTTTTTTTCCTTCTTAAAGAGACATAAATCTATTATTTTTCTCATAAGCATTTTGTTTTTAGTCTCTGCCAGTGGATTTGCAGGACTCCTTGCCCAAGACAATGGATCAAGGATTCCAATTCCGAATTTATCATTTAACGTAAATGAGGCGAGAGGTCCGAAAGAAACCAGTTTATCGCTGATGATTCTGTTTCTTGTTACGATCCTTTCCTTAGCGCCTGCGATTGTGATGAGTGTGACCTCGTTTACAAAGGTTGTCATTGTATTTGACTTTGTGAGGAGGGCTCTTTCTTTACAAAACCTTCCGCCTAACCAAGTAATGATGGGCCTTGCTTTGTTTGTCACTTTTTTTATCATGGCACCGACCATCGGGAAGGTGAATGAGGAAGCACTACAACCTTACTTAAACGGAAAAATTGACCAGTCTGCTTTTATGGAAGGATCCATGAAACACCTGCGTCAATTTATGATACGACAACTCGGGAAAGATGGAACCAAAGATGTGGCTCTCTTTTTGAAAATTGGCAAAGTACAAAATGTTAAATCTTTTGAAGATGTACCATCTTATGTGCTTGTGCCTGCTTTTATGCTGAGTGAAATCAAAAAAGCATTTATCATCGGGATTTATATCTTTATCCCTTTTATCGTCATCGATCTAATTGTGGCTTCGGCGCTACTTGCGATGGGTTTTATGATGTTACCTCCTGTTATGATCTCT